A region from the Acidobacteriota bacterium genome encodes:
- a CDS encoding citramalate synthase, with protein sequence MDAKKKTLAVYDTTLRDGTQGSGMTLSVEDKVKAAIKLDELRFDYIEGGWPGSNPKDIEFFQRIQQVPMKHAKIAAFGSTCKKDTPAENDANLRLLVESNTPAVTIFGKTSPFQVKEALQTTPEENLRMIGDSVGFLKKNGREVIYDAEHFFDGYEEDRAYALCTLRAAFANGAHYLVMCDTNGGTDFPRLQEIVREVRQEFPNARLGIHAHNDMGYGVANSMAAVFEGVDMVQGTVNGIGERVGNANLITIIANIFKNEYPTRGNIDVAQLKSLSSLIYELANLPPDIRQPYVGDAAFAHKGGIHVDAVLKNPRLYEHIQPETFGNQRHFLVSDLAGTAHVESLENFGIKKKDPIARQIVDRIKQLEHQGYAFEAAEGSLELLIRTLRGEQLALFELIEYRSEVVRKSAAVGESVAVVRIRVNGEEVTQMGYGDGPVNALDVALRAALTSKYPQLAGLRLEDYKVRIIPVESPEQSGTAAKVRVLIESSVKGKRFGTVGVHDNIVEASWQALVESYQYANLLIRSQNQK encoded by the coding sequence ATGGACGCCAAAAAGAAAACTCTCGCCGTGTACGACACCACACTGCGCGACGGCACGCAGGGCAGCGGCATGACCCTGTCGGTGGAAGACAAAGTGAAGGCCGCCATCAAGCTGGACGAGCTGCGCTTCGATTACATCGAGGGTGGCTGGCCCGGCTCCAATCCCAAGGACATTGAGTTCTTCCAGCGCATCCAGCAAGTGCCCATGAAGCACGCCAAGATCGCCGCGTTCGGCTCGACCTGCAAGAAGGATACTCCAGCGGAGAACGACGCCAATCTGCGCCTGCTGGTCGAGTCCAACACTCCGGCCGTAACCATCTTCGGCAAGACTTCGCCTTTCCAGGTTAAGGAGGCCTTGCAGACCACGCCGGAAGAAAATCTGCGCATGATCGGCGACTCGGTCGGCTTTCTCAAGAAGAATGGCCGCGAGGTGATCTACGACGCTGAACATTTCTTCGACGGATACGAGGAGGATCGCGCCTACGCGCTGTGCACGCTGCGCGCGGCGTTCGCCAATGGCGCGCATTATCTCGTGATGTGCGACACCAACGGCGGCACCGACTTCCCGCGCCTGCAGGAGATCGTGCGCGAGGTGCGCCAGGAATTTCCCAACGCGCGGCTGGGCATCCACGCGCATAACGACATGGGGTATGGGGTGGCCAACTCGATGGCTGCCGTCTTCGAGGGCGTGGACATGGTGCAGGGCACCGTGAACGGCATCGGCGAGCGCGTGGGCAACGCCAACCTCATCACCATCATCGCCAACATTTTCAAGAATGAATATCCCACGCGCGGCAACATTGACGTGGCGCAACTCAAGTCGCTGTCGAGCCTGATCTACGAGCTGGCCAACCTGCCGCCCGACATCCGCCAGCCCTACGTGGGCGACGCCGCCTTCGCGCACAAGGGCGGCATTCACGTGGACGCGGTGCTGAAGAATCCCCGGCTCTACGAGCACATCCAGCCCGAGACGTTCGGCAATCAGCGGCACTTCCTGGTGTCTGATCTTGCGGGGACGGCGCACGTCGAGTCGCTCGAGAATTTCGGCATCAAGAAGAAAGACCCCATTGCGCGGCAGATCGTGGACCGCATCAAGCAGCTCGAGCACCAGGGCTATGCCTTCGAGGCCGCCGAAGGGTCGCTGGAACTATTGATCCGCACGCTGCGCGGCGAGCAATTGGCCCTGTTCGAGCTGATCGAGTACCGCAGCGAAGTGGTGCGCAAGAGCGCCGCAGTCGGCGAGTCGGTGGCCGTGGTGCGCATCCGCGTGAACGGCGAGGAAGTTACGCAGATGGGTTACGGCGACGGCCCGGTGAACGCGTTGGACGTCGCGCTGCGCGCGGCGCTGACCAGCAAATATCCCCAGCTGGCCGGGTTGCGCTTGGAAGACTACAAGGTCCGCATCATCCCCGTCGAGAGTCCCGAGCAGAGCGGCACGGCGGCGAAAGTGCGCGTGCTGATCGAGTCCTCGGTGAAGGGCAAGCGCTTCGGCACCGTCGGCGTCCACGACAACATCGTGGAAGCAAGCTGGCAGGCGCTGGTGGAGAGCTACCAATACGCCAACTTGTTGATCCGCTCACAAAATCAAAAATAA
- a CDS encoding methyltransferase domain-containing protein: protein MANAVSNTAAVRPSEVRFDEKTARQMSMIYQTDDIKEAQRQYRVWFDPRSEEVLLDVGCGTGVNTHALSKLVGPAGKIIGIDPSPAMLALAREKAAAPNIEYQQLAVEDIPFAENTFDGIVCTQVFNYVADPVAVLKSLLRVVRPTGRIFLSETDWDTLSYNIPDKELQRRVTADFSDHHGDGWMGRKLYPICRQANARDIQVHPYVISNAEYSVRKYGGPMSYVIRDYLLRGKGWSEADVQRWTAQLSEAYDNKSYFFSLTRMVCIVRK, encoded by the coding sequence ATGGCGAATGCAGTCAGTAACACGGCAGCGGTGCGGCCATCTGAAGTGCGGTTTGACGAGAAGACCGCGCGGCAGATGAGCATGATCTATCAGACGGACGATATTAAGGAAGCGCAGCGGCAGTATCGCGTGTGGTTTGATCCGCGGTCCGAGGAAGTGTTGCTGGATGTAGGCTGCGGCACCGGCGTGAACACCCATGCGCTGAGCAAGCTGGTGGGGCCGGCCGGCAAGATCATCGGCATTGACCCCAGTCCGGCCATGCTGGCCCTGGCGCGCGAGAAAGCCGCGGCTCCCAATATCGAGTATCAACAATTGGCGGTCGAGGACATTCCGTTTGCCGAGAACACCTTTGACGGCATCGTCTGCACGCAGGTGTTCAACTACGTGGCGGACCCCGTCGCCGTGCTGAAGTCGCTGCTCCGCGTGGTCAGGCCCACGGGCCGCATCTTTCTTTCAGAGACCGACTGGGACACGCTCTCCTACAATATTCCCGACAAGGAACTGCAACGGCGCGTAACGGCGGACTTCTCCGACCATCACGGCGACGGCTGGATGGGCCGCAAGCTCTACCCCATCTGCCGCCAGGCCAATGCGCGCGACATTCAGGTGCACCCGTATGTCATTTCCAATGCGGAGTACTCGGTCCGCAAATATGGCGGGCCGATGAGCTATGTGATCCGAGACTATCTGCTGCGCGGCAAAGGCTGGAGCGAGGCCGACGTGCAGCGTTGGACGGCACAGTTGAGCGAGGCCTACGACAACAAATCGTACTTCTTCTCGCTGACGCGCATGGTCTGCATTGTGCGCAAGTAG
- a CDS encoding sigma-70 family RNA polymerase sigma factor, with protein sequence MTVAEPAVSWMMRQDEIPVDIQSASFMENLVNEAKDSVRYLAKRLASRLPAHVDVEDLYQMGMIGLLQSVDRFDDSRGIKFQTYANRRVQGAMLDYLRSLDWRPRSVRRRNREIAVAVSTVEQRLGGSASTEEITAQMDISMDEYHQWMSEGSIPRAGEFIHADAHSSSSVDDFMNTIADTAATPEQAVLSIDVSRNFGGDLAAAVLRDIPPHKIRSSQKNGPSPTIGTKLGLMLWGIDTLLYQDKRDSISGPRQRPPFAAQLNFDRERLAELLPYPVVFWVADETYALLLKQAPDLIRWVSASFVFDAPTPARELLGPVVSSFDAGGEATKEAKPGPDRSTALLLEELKITPASGGPESAAKRLSLLTAIVERLLDAANFRQGKLFAQEGLELSRLLNNRRGEGNALGNLGIAYAALGETRRAIDFYEQRLVIAREIGDRLGEGNALGNLGIAYAGLGETRRAIEYHEKALVIDSEIGDRRGEGNGLGNLGIAYADLGETRRAIDFFEQRLVIAREIGDRRGEGNALGNMSLALDKLGERKQAIERAEAALKIFEQTEDPNAAKVSDVLEQWKK encoded by the coding sequence ATGACGGTAGCGGAACCAGCAGTTTCCTGGATGATGCGGCAGGACGAAATTCCGGTGGACATCCAGAGCGCGAGCTTCATGGAGAATCTGGTAAACGAAGCAAAGGATAGTGTGCGTTATCTCGCCAAACGGTTGGCCTCGCGCCTGCCTGCGCATGTGGACGTGGAAGACCTCTACCAGATGGGCATGATCGGCCTGCTGCAATCCGTCGATCGTTTCGACGACTCGCGCGGCATCAAGTTCCAGACCTACGCCAACCGCCGCGTGCAGGGCGCCATGCTGGACTATCTGCGTTCGCTCGACTGGCGCCCGCGCTCGGTGCGCCGCCGCAATCGCGAGATCGCTGTGGCCGTCTCCACCGTCGAGCAACGCCTGGGCGGCTCGGCCAGCACCGAAGAGATCACCGCGCAGATGGACATCAGCATGGACGAGTATCACCAGTGGATGAGCGAAGGCTCCATCCCGCGCGCCGGCGAGTTCATCCACGCCGACGCACACTCCAGCAGCAGCGTGGATGACTTCATGAACACCATCGCCGACACCGCCGCCACGCCGGAACAGGCCGTGCTCAGTATTGACGTGAGCAGGAACTTCGGCGGCGATCTGGCTGCGGCGGTCCTTCGGGACATTCCTCCACACAAGATCAGGTCTTCACAGAAGAACGGGCCATCGCCAACGATAGGGACGAAATTGGGTCTGATGCTTTGGGGGATCGATACTCTCCTCTACCAAGATAAGCGAGACTCTATATCGGGCCCACGCCAGCGCCCTCCGTTTGCTGCCCAATTGAACTTTGATCGGGAACGACTGGCGGAACTGCTTCCCTATCCGGTGGTGTTCTGGGTAGCCGATGAAACTTATGCGCTGCTCTTGAAGCAGGCTCCTGATCTGATCCGCTGGGTGTCGGCGAGTTTCGTATTTGATGCGCCAACGCCTGCCCGGGAATTGCTCGGACCAGTCGTTTCGAGCTTCGACGCCGGTGGCGAGGCGACGAAGGAAGCGAAGCCCGGGCCGGATCGCAGTACAGCGCTGCTCCTGGAAGAGTTGAAAATAACTCCGGCATCGGGTGGGCCGGAATCTGCCGCAAAGCGCCTCTCCCTGCTCACCGCAATTGTCGAGCGTCTGTTGGACGCGGCGAATTTCCGCCAAGGCAAGTTGTTTGCTCAAGAAGGTCTCGAACTATCCAGGCTGCTCAACAACCGCCGCGGTGAAGGCAACGCCCTCGGCAACCTCGGCATCGCCTACGCAGCCCTCGGCGAGACCCGCCGCGCCATCGACTTCTACGAGCAACGCTTGGTGATCGCGCGCGAGATCGGCGACCGCCTCGGTGAAGGCAACGCCCTGGGCAACCTGGGCATCGCGTACGCCGGCCTGGGGGAGACACGCCGCGCCATCGAGTACCACGAGAAGGCGCTGGTCATTGATAGCGAGATCGGCGACCGGCGAGGCGAAGGCAACGGCCTGGGCAACCTGGGCATCGCCTACGCCGACCTGGGGGAGACACGCCGCGCCATCGACTTCTTCGAGCAACGCCTAGTCATCGCGCGCGAGATCGGCGACCGCCGCGGTGAAGGCAACGCGCTTGGGAACATGAGCCTGGCGCTGGACAAGCTTGGTGAGCGCAAGCAGGCCATCGAACGTGCCGAAGCTGCGCTGAAAATATTCGAGCAGACCGAAGACCCGAACGCCGCCAAGGTGAGCGACGTGTTGGAGCAATGGAAGAAGTAG